One Narcine bancroftii isolate sNarBan1 chromosome 3, sNarBan1.hap1, whole genome shotgun sequence DNA window includes the following coding sequences:
- the LOC138756673 gene encoding uncharacterized protein, whose protein sequence is MPRRLAPAAKALPSLAPAAKAPPSLAPAATAPTSLAPEATAPPSLAPATKAPPSLAPAATAPPSLAPAATAPPSLAPAATAPPSLAPAAKAPPSLAPAAKAPPSLAPAANAPPSGTSSKSPAKSGTSSKSPAKSGTSSYSPAKSGTSNKSPTKSGTGSYSPTKSGTSSKSPAKSGTSNKSPAKSGTGSYSPAKSGTSSYSPAKSATAPPSLAPAATAPPSLAPAAKAPPSLAPAAKAPPSLAPAAKAPPSLAPAAKAPPSLAPAANAPPSGTSSKSPAKSGTSSKSPAKSGTSSYSPDKSGTRSYSPAKSGTSNKSPAKSGTGSYSPAKSGTGSYSPAKSGTSSYSPAKSGTSSYSPAKSGTSSYSPAKSGTSSKSPAKSGTGSKSPAKSGTGSYSPAKSGTSSKSPAKSGTSSKSPAKSGTSSYSPAKSGTSNKSPTKSGTGSKSPAKSGTSSKSPAKSGTSNKSPAKSGTGSYSPAKSGTSSYSPAKSGISSYSPAKSGTSSYSPAKSGTSSYSPANSQNHAGDGLRHRAVRSLGPLHGRYITPPRIITGN, encoded by the exons ATGCCCCGCCGTCTGGCACCAGCAGCAAAAGCCCTGCCAAGTCTGGCACCAGCAGCAAAagccccgccaagtctggcaccagCAGCTACAGCCCCGACAAGTCTGGCACCAGAAGCTACagccccgccaagtctggcaccagcaacaaaagccccgccaagtctggcaccGGCAGCTACagccccgccaagtctggcaccagcagctacagccccgccaagtctggcaccagcagctacagccccgccaagtctggcaccagcagcaaaagccccgccaagtctggcaccggcagcaaaagccccgccaagtctggcaccGGCAGCAAATGCCCCGCCGTCTGGCACCAGCAGCAAAagccccgccaagtctggcaccagcagcaaaagccccgccaagtctggcaccagcagctacagccccgccaagtctggcaccagCAACAAAAGCCCCACCAAGTCTGGCACCGGCAGCTACAGCCCCACCAAGTCTGGCACCAGCAGCAAAagccccgccaagtctggcaccagcaacaaaagccccgccaagtctggcaccGGCAGCTACagccccgccaagtctggcaccagcagctacagccccgccaagtctg ctacagccccgccaagtctggcaccagcagctacagccccgccaagtctggcaccagCAGCAAAAGCCCCACCAAGTCTGGCACCAGCAGCAAAagccccgccaagtctggcaccagcagcaaaagccccgccaagtctggcaccggcagcaaaagccccgccaagtctggcaccGGCAGCAAATGCCCCGCCGTCTGGCACCAGCAGCAAAAGCCCTGCCAAGTCTGGCACCAGCAGCAAAagccccgccaagtctggcaccagCAGCTACAGCCCCGACAAGTCTGGCACCAGAAGCTACagccccgccaagtctggcaccagcaacaaaagccccgccaagtctggcaccGGCAGCTACagccccgccaagtctggcaccGGCAGCTACagccccgccaagtctggcaccagcagctacagccccgccaagtctggcaccagCAGCTACAGCCCTGCCAAGTCTGGCACCAGCAGCTACagccccgccaagtctggcaccagcagcaaaagccccgccaagtctggcaccggcagcaaaagccccgccaagtctggcaccGGCAGCTACAGCCCCGCCAaatctggcaccagcagcaaaagccccgccaagtctggcaccagcagcaaaagccccgccaagtctggcaccagcagctacagccccgccaagtctggcaccagCAACAAAAGCCCCACCAAGTCTGGCACCGGCAGCAAAagccccgccaagtctggcaccagcagcaaaagccccgccaagtctggcaccagcaacaaaagccccgccaagtctggcaccGGCAGCTACagccccgccaagtctggcaccagcagctacagccccgccaagtctggcaTCAGCAGCTACagccccgccaagtctggcaccagcagctacagccccgccaagtctggcaccagcagctacagccccgccaa